The following coding sequences lie in one Ignavibacteria bacterium genomic window:
- a CDS encoding sigma-54-dependent Fis family transcriptional regulator — MNHQEFQDKFGLFYRSQLMREVVEVIQQVSATDITVLIQGESGTGKELVAKAIHGLSKRSSNKLLSVNCGAIPEGIIESELFGHQKGAFTGAIESRKGYFELADEGSLFLDEIGELPTSVQVKFLRVLETKEILRIGAETVSKVDVRFITATNKDLNFEVSKKKFREDLFYRLRSVMIEIPPLRKRKEDIPLLANKFLADFCMRNKIEQIRIDDQAYDFLIEYHWPGNVRELKNAIESASALNKTGILKSEDFGKNFVVSLNEMPHRNLPIHLNKSADEAERGLILSALIEIKKDLVDLKNAIINDGNEVQSQNNPVSIKEVQKEAIKNALIKTHYNKKKAASMLNISLRTLYRKIKEYGLSLRED; from the coding sequence ATGAATCATCAAGAGTTTCAAGATAAATTTGGATTATTCTATCGCTCGCAGTTGATGCGTGAAGTCGTTGAAGTCATCCAGCAAGTATCTGCGACTGACATAACAGTGCTCATTCAAGGGGAGAGTGGAACGGGCAAAGAGTTAGTGGCAAAGGCGATTCACGGACTAAGTAAAAGATCATCCAATAAATTATTGAGTGTAAACTGTGGAGCGATTCCAGAAGGCATCATAGAAAGTGAATTGTTTGGACATCAAAAAGGAGCTTTCACTGGTGCTATCGAATCAAGAAAAGGATATTTCGAACTTGCAGACGAGGGAAGCTTATTTTTAGATGAAATTGGTGAATTGCCAACTTCGGTGCAAGTTAAATTTCTTCGTGTGTTAGAGACAAAAGAAATTTTGCGTATCGGTGCAGAAACAGTCTCGAAGGTCGATGTCAGATTCATAACTGCAACAAATAAAGATTTGAATTTTGAAGTTTCGAAGAAAAAATTTCGTGAGGATTTATTTTACAGGCTACGAAGTGTAATGATCGAAATTCCTCCACTCAGAAAAAGAAAAGAAGATATACCTCTTCTTGCAAACAAATTTCTTGCTGATTTTTGCATGCGAAATAAAATTGAACAGATTCGAATTGATGATCAAGCATACGATTTCTTAATAGAGTATCATTGGCCTGGAAACGTTCGAGAGCTAAAAAATGCAATTGAGTCTGCTTCTGCTCTTAATAAAACCGGAATTTTGAAATCCGAAGATTTTGGAAAAAACTTTGTTGTATCGTTAAACGAAATGCCTCATCGAAATCTTCCTATCCATTTAAACAAATCTGCCGATGAAGCAGAACGTGGATTGATCTTAAGTGCACTAATAGAAATAAAAAAAGATCTTGTCGATCTGAAAAATGCAATTATTAATGACGGAAATGAAGTACAGTCGCAAAATAATCCGGTTTCTATTAAAGAAGTTCAGAAAGAAGCGATTAAGAATGCATTGATCAAAACTCACTACAACAAGAAAAAAGCTGCTTCTATGCTGAATATCAGTTTGAGAACTTTGTATCGCAAAATTAAAGAATATGGATTAAGTTTGAGAGAAGATTAA
- a CDS encoding SPOR domain-containing protein, whose product MNFKYITTLFLFFLLLTHSYGQREVDITKYLDQVASGESEAVRRILPSLMKNNPQSTFLKYLQAVLTQDGRQAASLYREIVHSKSSSEYKDDAIFKLYQFHYALGEFNESDKYARMILDSYPSSSYVVRLKRTETVNRQIPATQQSETRTQSIELTQPVLSGNFTLQVGAFLDRNNAESLRMQVMKYGESWINQREVKGKIFHTVLLGKFTDEVQANILLERIKSELSLNGVVLRLQ is encoded by the coding sequence ATGAATTTTAAATACATCACAACTCTTTTTTTGTTTTTTCTTTTATTGACCCACTCTTACGGTCAAAGAGAAGTTGATATCACAAAATATCTCGATCAAGTCGCGAGTGGAGAATCTGAAGCGGTAAGAAGAATTTTGCCATCGTTAATGAAAAACAATCCGCAATCGACTTTCTTGAAATATCTTCAAGCTGTTTTAACACAAGATGGACGTCAAGCAGCATCGTTATATAGGGAAATTGTTCATTCAAAGTCGAGTTCAGAATATAAAGATGATGCAATCTTCAAATTGTATCAGTTTCATTATGCACTTGGAGAATTCAACGAATCGGATAAATATGCACGAATGATCTTAGACTCCTATCCGTCATCTTCCTATGTAGTAAGACTGAAGAGAACAGAAACAGTTAATCGGCAAATACCTGCCACTCAACAGAGTGAAACGAGAACTCAATCTATCGAACTTACTCAACCGGTATTATCTGGAAATTTTACTCTTCAAGTCGGTGCGTTCCTCGATAGAAACAATGCGGAGAGCTTACGAATGCAAGTAATGAAATACGGGGAATCTTGGATTAACCAGCGTGAGGTTAAGGGGAAAATTTTCCATACAGTTCTCCTGGGAAAATTTACTGACGAAGTTCAAGCAAATATTTTATTAGAAAGAATTAAATCGGAACTAAGCTTGAACGGAGTTGTGTTAAGATTGCAGTAG
- a CDS encoding glycosyltransferase produces the protein MEDIILTIYLFSLSLLFIYSMHGFIMVYYNDKYGKVLFTPKGDYEELPTVTIQLPLFNEIYVVQRLMDSVCEIEYPKDKLEIQILDDSTDDTSEYLKELIEEKKNLGFNVTYYHRTNRQGFKAGALKEGLEKTDSEFIAIFDADFVPKKDFLNKTIPYFTDSKVGMVQTRWEHLNAEFSLLTRAQALALDGHFVIEQNVRNKSGFFINFNGTGGVWRKSCIIDAGNWEADTLTEDLDLSYRAQLRGWQFIFLNDFTSPAELPSEINALKNQQFRWTKGAIETCKKILPVVWRSKIPLRIKLQSTFHLTNNFVFPFIVIAGILNVPLVYLKNSGNYDEYFAFMSIFVLAFVSSFLFYMYSQKIVYPDWKRKIYLFPVFMAGSMGFALNNTRAVLEGLVNKKSEFVRTPKYQVVDKKDTWTRKKYATKKIHLAVVFEVLFALWMLFGIGLAAYYVEIAAIPFMAMYCMGYTIISLLSIRHALASKSAG, from the coding sequence ATCGAAGATATTATCTTAACTATTTATTTGTTTTCGTTGTCGTTGCTTTTTATTTATAGCATGCACGGATTTATTATGGTTTATTATAACGACAAGTATGGAAAGGTTTTGTTCACTCCAAAAGGAGATTATGAGGAACTGCCAACTGTAACAATTCAGCTTCCTCTGTTCAACGAAATTTATGTCGTGCAAAGATTGATGGACAGCGTTTGTGAAATCGAGTATCCAAAAGATAAGCTCGAAATACAAATCTTAGATGATTCAACTGACGATACATCAGAATATTTGAAAGAATTAATCGAAGAAAAAAAGAATTTAGGATTTAACGTAACGTACTACCATCGTACAAATCGACAAGGATTCAAAGCTGGTGCATTAAAAGAAGGACTTGAAAAAACCGATTCAGAATTTATAGCAATATTTGACGCAGATTTTGTTCCGAAAAAGGATTTCCTAAATAAAACAATTCCTTATTTTACCGATTCTAAAGTTGGCATGGTACAGACTCGTTGGGAACATTTGAATGCCGAGTTTTCACTTTTAACGCGTGCTCAGGCTCTCGCATTGGACGGGCATTTTGTAATTGAACAAAATGTAAGGAATAAATCGGGCTTCTTTATAAATTTCAATGGAACTGGTGGAGTATGGAGAAAGTCTTGTATCATTGATGCAGGGAATTGGGAAGCAGATACTTTAACCGAAGATTTGGATTTGAGTTATCGTGCACAATTAAGAGGCTGGCAATTTATTTTCTTAAATGATTTCACCTCTCCGGCAGAACTCCCAAGTGAAATAAATGCCTTGAAGAATCAACAATTCCGGTGGACGAAGGGAGCAATTGAAACTTGCAAAAAAATTCTTCCTGTTGTTTGGAGGTCAAAAATTCCTCTTCGAATAAAACTTCAATCAACTTTTCACCTCACAAACAATTTTGTTTTTCCATTCATTGTGATTGCAGGAATACTAAACGTTCCTCTTGTATATTTAAAAAATTCTGGTAACTACGATGAGTATTTTGCTTTCATGTCTATATTTGTTCTTGCATTTGTAAGTTCGTTTTTATTTTACATGTACTCACAGAAAATCGTTTATCCGGATTGGAAAAGGAAAATTTATTTATTCCCAGTTTTCATGGCAGGAAGTATGGGTTTTGCTCTTAATAACACACGTGCAGTTTTGGAAGGTTTAGTAAACAAAAAAAGTGAATTTGTGAGAACTCCCAAATATCAAGTGGTCGACAAAAAAGACACTTGGACAAGAAAGAAATATGCTACTAAAAAAATACATTTAGCCGTTGTTTTTGAAGTACTATTCGCTCTGTGGATGTTGTTCGGGATTGGTCTGGCAGCATATTACGTTGAAATTGCTGCTATTCCTTTTATGGCAATGTACTGTATGGGTTACACAATAATTTCTTTGCTTTCAATTAGACACGCATTAGCCAGCAAGTCTGCAGGATGA